The proteins below are encoded in one region of Geomonas ferrireducens:
- a CDS encoding ATP-dependent helicase has product MLDLSRLNPEQLAAVKHTEGALLVLAGAGSGKTGVITYRIAHLILNLKVPADRILAVTFTNKAAKEMKERVEHLVGRRDSKGIVLSTFHSLGVRVLKRDIERLGYKKNFSIYSTADQVGLVRQIVREVNTDSKKYDPESIIWRISGAKNKLIPPDRYTPNPLDDVDMMAALVYPRYQSALKAFNAIDFDDIIMLTAELLQHHPPVLKHWQERFSYLMVDEYQDTNSSQYLLVNLLAAGSGNLCVVGDDDQSIYGWRGADVGNILDFEKDFKGCRTIKLEQNYRSTGNILDAANSVIGNNKVRKAKRLWTASGEGPLVDLCIVQDDEEEATSVVERIQLERFKKNIPYSDFAILYRTNAQSRAFEEQLRFEDIPYVLVGGTQFFERKEVKDSLSYLKVIANPLDEVALLRIVNFPRRGIGDSTVIRINQWSLEKEIPLFEAFSRVAEIEGVADNIKEKVHAFHQTLLDAAAAFKEEGGLAERGKILFEKLKIEEEIFRTIDDQKTARRKVENVEQIINSMAAYEERVPQATLGGFIEKVSLMDEDRFSGKDKKDHGKDAVTLMSLHSSKGLEFPFVFLVGMEDEILPHKRAIYEDDTIDEERRLCYVGITRARQQLVMTRTMYRKKYGKLEERVPSRFLEEIPANVLNVQQSGVAREVTPEEAEKSAEDFFAKMKAMMG; this is encoded by the coding sequence ATGCTCGACCTTTCACGTCTAAATCCCGAACAGCTTGCCGCGGTAAAGCATACCGAAGGGGCACTCCTGGTTCTTGCCGGTGCCGGTTCCGGTAAGACCGGCGTCATCACGTATCGCATCGCGCACCTTATCCTGAACCTGAAGGTGCCGGCGGACCGCATCCTGGCCGTCACCTTCACCAACAAGGCGGCAAAGGAGATGAAGGAGCGCGTCGAGCACCTGGTCGGACGTCGTGATTCGAAGGGGATCGTCCTGTCGACCTTCCACTCCCTGGGAGTGCGCGTGCTCAAGCGGGACATCGAACGCTTGGGGTACAAGAAGAACTTCTCGATCTACTCAACCGCCGATCAGGTGGGACTCGTGCGGCAGATCGTTCGTGAAGTGAACACGGACAGCAAAAAGTACGATCCGGAGAGCATCATTTGGCGCATCTCCGGCGCGAAGAACAAGTTGATCCCGCCCGATCGCTATACCCCGAACCCGCTGGACGACGTGGACATGATGGCCGCCCTGGTCTATCCCCGCTACCAGTCCGCGCTGAAGGCGTTCAATGCCATCGACTTCGACGACATCATCATGCTCACCGCAGAGCTTTTACAGCACCACCCGCCGGTGTTGAAGCACTGGCAGGAGCGCTTCAGCTACCTCATGGTGGACGAGTACCAGGACACCAACTCCTCCCAATACCTCCTGGTGAACCTTCTTGCCGCAGGCAGCGGCAACCTCTGCGTCGTCGGTGACGACGACCAGTCCATCTACGGATGGCGCGGCGCCGATGTCGGGAACATCCTCGACTTCGAGAAGGACTTCAAGGGGTGCCGCACCATCAAGCTTGAGCAGAACTACCGCTCCACCGGCAACATCCTCGATGCAGCCAACAGCGTGATCGGCAACAACAAGGTGCGAAAGGCGAAGCGCCTCTGGACCGCGTCGGGGGAGGGACCGCTCGTCGACCTCTGCATCGTGCAGGACGACGAGGAGGAGGCAACCAGCGTGGTCGAGCGCATCCAACTGGAGCGCTTCAAGAAGAACATCCCATATAGCGACTTCGCCATCCTCTACCGCACCAACGCGCAGAGCCGTGCCTTCGAGGAGCAGCTGCGCTTCGAGGACATCCCCTACGTACTCGTGGGGGGCACCCAGTTCTTCGAAAGGAAGGAGGTCAAAGACTCCCTTTCCTACTTGAAGGTGATCGCGAACCCCCTGGACGAGGTGGCTCTTCTGCGCATCGTCAACTTCCCCAGGCGCGGTATCGGCGACAGCACGGTGATCCGCATCAACCAGTGGTCGCTCGAAAAGGAGATCCCTCTTTTCGAGGCGTTCAGCCGTGTCGCCGAGATAGAGGGGGTCGCCGACAACATCAAAGAGAAGGTGCATGCGTTCCACCAGACCCTGCTCGACGCCGCGGCGGCGTTCAAGGAAGAGGGGGGGCTCGCGGAGAGAGGGAAGATCCTCTTCGAGAAGCTGAAGATCGAGGAGGAAATCTTCCGCACCATCGACGACCAGAAGACCGCGCGCCGGAAGGTGGAGAACGTGGAGCAGATTATCAACTCCATGGCCGCGTACGAGGAGCGCGTGCCGCAGGCGACCCTCGGGGGCTTCATCGAGAAGGTCTCCCTCATGGATGAGGACCGTTTCTCCGGCAAGGATAAGAAGGACCACGGCAAGGATGCGGTGACCCTCATGTCGCTGCACTCAAGCAAGGGGCTCGAGTTCCCCTTCGTGTTCCTGGTCGGGATGGAGGATGAGATACTGCCGCACAAGCGGGCCATCTACGAGGACGATACCATCGACGAGGAGCGCCGCCTGTGCTACGTCGGCATCACGCGGGCGAGGCAGCAGCTCGTGATGACGCGGACCATGTACCGGAAAAAGTACGGGAAGCTTGAGGAGCGGGTCCCCTCCAGATTCCTGGAGGAGATCCCGGCGAACGTCTTGAACGTGCAGCAAAGTGGGGTGGCGCGCGAGGTCACGCCGGAAGAGGCGGAAAAGAGCGCGGAGGATTTCTTCGCCAAGATGAAGGCGATGATGGGGTAG
- a CDS encoding peroxiredoxin — protein sequence MKLSTVTLLAALALSLFASAPSAIGAEDLQQTAKVGDPAPGFKLDAWVSTTQGKEFRQVSLDEFRGKWVVLFFYPMDFTFVCPTEIKGFNDALAGFEQLNTVVLGASTDSKYSHLAWVQRGDLGNLRYPLLSDIKKEVATKYGCLDEKDGVALRALYIIDPEGVLQYQVVHNLDVGRSVEETMRVLEALQTGSLCPLGWKPGQKTLGKP from the coding sequence ATGAAACTTTCTACCGTTACGTTGTTAGCCGCACTGGCCCTCTCCCTCTTCGCATCCGCTCCTTCTGCGATAGGTGCGGAGGATCTCCAGCAGACCGCCAAGGTAGGTGATCCGGCCCCCGGCTTCAAGCTCGACGCCTGGGTCAGTACGACACAGGGAAAAGAGTTCCGGCAGGTCTCCCTCGACGAGTTCCGCGGCAAATGGGTCGTCCTCTTCTTCTACCCGATGGACTTCACCTTTGTCTGCCCGACCGAGATCAAGGGGTTCAACGACGCGCTCGCCGGCTTCGAGCAGTTGAACACCGTCGTTCTGGGCGCTTCCACGGACAGCAAGTACTCCCACCTCGCCTGGGTCCAGCGCGGTGACCTGGGGAACCTGCGCTATCCACTGCTCTCAGACATCAAGAAGGAAGTCGCCACGAAGTACGGCTGCCTCGACGAGAAGGATGGGGTCGCCCTGCGCGCGCTGTACATCATCGACCCGGAAGGGGTGCTCCAGTACCAGGTCGTGCACAACCTGGACGTGGGGAGAAGCGTCGAGGAGACCATGCGCGTTCTCGAGGCGCTGCAGACCGGCTCGCTCTGCCCGCTCGGCTGGAAACCCGGACAGAAAACCCTCGGCAAACCGTAG